One Odontesthes bonariensis isolate fOdoBon6 chromosome 17, fOdoBon6.hap1, whole genome shotgun sequence genomic window carries:
- the LOC142366692 gene encoding basal body-orientation factor 1-like: protein MPPKASKVKRVKGGKGKKDSKHVPKEDKESDVETARVNAALWELRLKVSEQDVAEYRLESHKLARANDQLTSQLYREEKNSIDMTGYWQKEVAAKEEKISMLREGLRKQEALSLEEKNKLARDFNMIQDRMREMEEREAQMEQELSDMRESMDIADKEHRENLNKMGEKFFKEKASLEREVMERCKIEMAVLKQDHREAVAQLEDALHAAFTEHDRLNESLKNTMKEAEDLKKLIHSLTEENILLAFDKDMLESMVKKNVAQMEVKKKKLSEVMAKVASLEKALNLKEEKLEQQEKEEKMNLVAIEASQVELDKLQKVLAMREKEMHQVKQLASTIVKKRTEVEEFFHEVLDHVREQIVASRIRYKQEALQDYHRRFREATAGKIKFPPIRTFHKNLYSTNSVYSDMEAASEWSHPSGSDVQISDLTWEQKEEVLSLLFAKMNGQKERKVCQHLDLGASSEKRKSLNDTDVAE from the exons ATGCCTCCAAAAGCCTCCAAAGTGAAGCGGGTGAAAGGCGG gaaaggaaagaaagacagcAAACATGTACCAAAAGAGGACAAGGAGTCGGACGTCGAGACGGCCAGAGTCAACGCCGCTCTGTGGGAGCTGAGGTTAAAGGTGAGCGAGCAGGACGTGGCAGAGTATCGGCTGGAGAGCCACAAGTTGGCACGCGCCAATGACCAGCTTACCAGTCAATTGTACCGCGAGGAGAAGAACTCCATCGATATGACTGGTTACTGGCAAAAAGAGGTCGCAGCTAAAGAGGAGAAG ATCAGCATGCTGCGGGAGGGCCTCAGAAAACAAGAAGCACTGTCACTGGAAGAGAAGAACAAGCTG GCCAGAGACTTCAACATGATCCAGGACAGAATGAGGGAAATGGAGGAGCGGGAAGCCCAAATGGAGCAGGAACTCAGCGAT ATGAGAGAAAGCATGGATATTGCTGACAAGGAGCACAGAGAAAACCTAAACAAAATGGGAGAAAAATTCTTCAAGGAAAAG GCATCCCTGGAGAGGGAAGTGATGGAACGATGCAAGATAGAGATGGCTGTGTTGAAACAGGACCACCGTGAAGCCGTGGC GCAGTTGGAAGATGCCTTGCATGCTGCATTCACGGAGCATGATCGGCTAAATGAATCATTGAAAAATACCATGAAGGAGGCAGAGGATCTTAAAAAACTGATACATTCACTGACTGAGGAAAACATCTTGCTGGCGTTTGACAAG GACATGCTTGAGTCGATGGTAAAGAAGAATGTAGCCCAgatggaggtaaaaaaaaagaagctttctgAAGTCATGGCCAAAGTTGCTTCCCTGGAGAAGGCCCTGAAtctgaaagaggaaaaactcgagcaacaggagaaggaggagaagatgAACCTGGTCGCCATCGAGGCCAGCCAGGTAGAGTTGGACAAACTGCAGAAAGTCCTCGCCATGCGAGAAAAGGAGATGCATCAAGTGAAGCAGCTGGCGAGCACCATTGTAAAGAAGCGCACAGAGGTGGAGGAGTTCTTCCATGAAGTGCTGGATCATGTGAGGGAGCAGATTGTTGCCAGCAGAATTCGGTACAAACAGGAGGCACTGCAGGATTATCATCGGAGATTTAGAGAAGCCACTGCAGGAAAGATAAAGTTCCCACCCATCCGCACCTTCCATAAAAATCTGTACAGTACCAACTCTGTCTATTCAGACATGGAAGCAGCTTCAGAATG GTCTCATCCCTCTGGCAGTGATGTTCAAATCTCAGATCTGACTTGGGAACAAAAGGAAGAAGTGCTCAGCCTTCTCTTTGCTAAAATGAATGGACAGAAGGAAAG GAAAGTTTGCCAGCATCTGGATTTGGGTGCCTCCTCTGAGAAGCGGAAGAGCCTAAATGACACCGACGTTGCAGAGTAA
- the aldh6a1 gene encoding methylmalonate-semialdehyde/malonate-semialdehyde dehydrogenase [acylating], mitochondrial: MATTVLRSVLRTKVPLKVGQICYSSSSMPTVKLFIDGKFVESKSSEWLDIHNPATNEVIARVPKATQEEMLAATDSCSRAYHSWSETSILARQQIFLRYQQLIKDNIKELARAITVEQGKTLADAEGDVFRGLQVVEHACSVTSLMLGETLPSITKDMDTYTYRMPIGVCAGIAPFNFPAMIPLWMFPMGMVCGNTYLLKPSERVPTCTMLLAKMMQDAGAPDGTLNIIHGQHDAVNFICDHPAIKAISFVGSNQAGEYIYERGSKNGKRVQSNMGAKNHGVVMPDANKENTLNQLVGAAFGAAGQRCMALSTAVLVGEARSWLPELVERAKALRVNAGDQPGADVGPLISPQAKERVCSLIQSGVKEGAKLLLDGRNIKVKGYENGNFVGPTIIGGVTPEMKCYTEEIFGPVLIVLEADSLDDAISLVNKNLYGNGTAIFTTNGATARKYTHEVDVGQVGVNVPIPVPLPMFSFTGSRGSFRGDMNFYGKQGIQFYTQIKTVTSQWKAEDATLKSPAVTMPTMGR, translated from the exons ATGGCGACAACAGTATTAAGATCAGTGCTGAGGACCAAG GTCCCACTTAAAGTTGGCCAAATATGCTACTCCTCCTCCTCAATG CCGACTGTTAAACTTTTCATCGATGGGAAATTTGTAGAATCCAAGTCCTCAGAATGGCTGGATATTCACAATCCT GCTACCAATGAGGTAATTGCCCGTGTACCCAAAGCCACCCAGGAGGAGATGTTAGCTGCCACAGACTCGTGCTCCAGAGCCTATCACTCCTGGTCCGAGACCTCCATCTTGGCCCGGCAGCAGATCTTTCTGCGCTATCAGCAGCTTATCAAGGACAACATT AAAGAACTCGCCAGGGCTATCACAGTGGAGCAGGGCAAGACCCTTGCAGATGCAGAGGGGGACGTGTTCAGAGGATTGC AGGTTGTGGAGCATGCGTGCAGCGTCACCTCACTGATGCTCGGTGAGACTCTGCCATCCATCACCAAAGACATGGACACTTACACCTACCGTATGCCCATCGGGGTGTGTGCCGGCATCGCCCCCTTCAACTTCCCCGCCATGATCCCTTTGTGGATGTTCCCTATGGGGATGGTGTGTGGCAACACGTACCTGCTGAAACCTTCAGAGCGGGTACCAACCTGCACTATGCTGCTGGCTAAGATGATGCAGGACGCTGGTGCTCCGGACGGCACGCTCAACATCATACATGGCCAACACGATG CTGTGAATTTCATCTGTGACCATCCAGCTATCAAGGCAATCAGCTTTGTGGGCTCAAATCAAGCTGGGGAATATATTTATGAGAGGGGTTCTAAAAATGGCAAAAGGGTTCAGTCCAACATG GGTGCCAAGAACCATGGTGTGGTGATGCCTGATGCCAACAAGGAGAACACACTGAACCAGCTTGTGGGTGCGGCGTTCGGGGCAGCGGGACAGCGCTGTATGGCTCTGTCCACAGCCGTCCTGGTGGGCGAGGCACGGAGCTGGCTGCCGGAGCTGGTGGAGCGTGCCAAGGCTCTACGAGTGAATGCAG GAGACCAACCTGGTGCAGATGTGGGGCCACTGATCTCTCCGCAGGCCAAGGAGAGAGTTTGCAGTCTCATCCAGAGTGGTGTGAAAGAAGGAGCCAAGCTGCTTCTGGATGGCCGAAACATCAAGGTCAAGGGTTATGAGAATGGGAACTTTGTAGGACCCACCATCATCGGCGGTGTCACA CCTGAAATGAAGTGCTACACTGAGGAGATCTTCGGACCTGTGCTGATTGTTCTTGAGGCAGACTCTCTCGATGATGCCATCAGTTTGGTCAACAAGAACCTTTATGGCAACGGCACAGCCATCTTCACCACAAATGGTGCCACAGCACGCAAATACACTCATGAGGTGGACGTGGGCCAG GTTGGAGTCAATGTACCCATCCCTGTGCCTCTGCCGATGTTCTCCTTCACTGGATCAAGAGGATCGTTCAGAGGAGATATGAACTTCTACGGGAAACAA gGCATACAATTCTACACTCAAATCAaaactgtcacctcacaatggAAAGCTGAAGATGCCACCTTGAAAAGTCCTGCTGTTACCATGCCAACAATGGGGCGATAA
- the gstz1 gene encoding maleylacetoacetate isomerase isoform X1, protein MLGCLAKPVLHGYFRSSCSWRVRIAFALKGIEYDQVPVNLIKDGGQQLTEQYKTLNPMQQVPAVEIDGVTLSQSLAVIQYVDETRAGLRLLPADPKARAQVRMISDLISSGIQPLQNLYVLQKIGAEKVQWAQHFINRGFQALEPILKQTSGKFCVGDEVSMADICLVPQVYNAERFKVDVGQYPTIKRLNETLIEIEAFKVSHPSHQPDTPADLRA, encoded by the exons ATGTTAGGTTGTCTTGCCAAG CCTGTACTTCATGGATACTTCCGAAGCTCCTGCTCCTGGAGGGTCCGCATTG CTTTTGCTCTTAAAGGCATCGAATATGACCAGGTTCCAGTCAATCTAATCAAAGATGGAGGTCAGCAG CTAACAGAGCAATACAAAACATTGAACCCCATGCAGCAAGTGCCTGCTGTGGAAATCGATGGCGTCACCCTCTCTCAGTCA TTGGCTGTGATCCAGTATGTCGACGAGACCAGAGCGGGACTTCGTCTTCTTCCAGCAGACCCGAAGGCACGTGCCCAGGTTCGGATGATAAGCGACCTGATTTCCTCGGGGATACAGCCTCTGCAG AATTTGTACGTGCTCCAAAAAATAGGAGCAGAGAAGGTGCAATGGGCGCAGCACTTCATCAATCGTGGTTTTCAAG CTTTAGAGCCAATTCTGAAGCAAACGTCAGGAAAGTTCTGCGTAGGTGATGAG GTTTCCATGGCAGACATCTGTTTGGTCCCACAAGTCTACAATGCAGAAAG GTTCAAAGTGGATGTGGGACAGTATCCAACCATCAAAAGGTTAAATGAGACCTTAATTGAGATTGAAGCTTTCAAAGTGAGCCACCCATCTCACCAACCAGATACTCCTGCTGATCTTCGTGCATAA
- the gstz1 gene encoding maleylacetoacetate isomerase isoform X2 yields MAQNKPVLHGYFRSSCSWRVRIAFALKGIEYDQVPVNLIKDGGQQLTEQYKTLNPMQQVPAVEIDGVTLSQSLAVIQYVDETRAGLRLLPADPKARAQVRMISDLISSGIQPLQNLYVLQKIGAEKVQWAQHFINRGFQALEPILKQTSGKFCVGDEVSMADICLVPQVYNAERFKVDVGQYPTIKRLNETLIEIEAFKVSHPSHQPDTPADLRA; encoded by the exons ATGGCCCAAAACAAG CCTGTACTTCATGGATACTTCCGAAGCTCCTGCTCCTGGAGGGTCCGCATTG CTTTTGCTCTTAAAGGCATCGAATATGACCAGGTTCCAGTCAATCTAATCAAAGATGGAGGTCAGCAG CTAACAGAGCAATACAAAACATTGAACCCCATGCAGCAAGTGCCTGCTGTGGAAATCGATGGCGTCACCCTCTCTCAGTCA TTGGCTGTGATCCAGTATGTCGACGAGACCAGAGCGGGACTTCGTCTTCTTCCAGCAGACCCGAAGGCACGTGCCCAGGTTCGGATGATAAGCGACCTGATTTCCTCGGGGATACAGCCTCTGCAG AATTTGTACGTGCTCCAAAAAATAGGAGCAGAGAAGGTGCAATGGGCGCAGCACTTCATCAATCGTGGTTTTCAAG CTTTAGAGCCAATTCTGAAGCAAACGTCAGGAAAGTTCTGCGTAGGTGATGAG GTTTCCATGGCAGACATCTGTTTGGTCCCACAAGTCTACAATGCAGAAAG GTTCAAAGTGGATGTGGGACAGTATCCAACCATCAAAAGGTTAAATGAGACCTTAATTGAGATTGAAGCTTTCAAAGTGAGCCACCCATCTCACCAACCAGATACTCCTGCTGATCTTCGTGCATAA
- the LOC142366693 gene encoding uncharacterized protein LOC142366693: MTSPASLQLVIFGLGEWACKETTISAEVVVSEDVQTQNIGTLSSQVKCLTWEGAWSDDIVTAAAERGRRGVYIKIVLKVCGEQPQDNTSVLSSTPVLERKRLFPEQHNVTDLSSTLCTSAENETCISLQITPNSSSLGDSVCYAEIQVNKVDTSDSPHPAAWPTVKTPRRTVISGRGRLTWSSEDMDSLTEDVDQVSAPKKRRLSRMSSQEEISVQIKNENRQVSVCPSKRWSHTMCLSDPNTAILIGGETSDQNYCEDSLWKFELDSDFWFPMNSSASGPGPPCSRGHTATYDPDSKAVFVYGGLREGQRYSELYILNTLTWKWKLVSAKGNVPNLAYHSATFYKKELFVFGGVQPSHSLGDKSCSNALYIFNPEYELWYQPIVEGERPLPRFGHSATLLSQRLVIFGGRKTAAYFNDLHVLDLGFMEYTAVKCANMPPLPRGFHAALPVLDNRILISGGCSAIGALQDVHVFNTDTGVWSSLPSPLLCSKPRAGHSVINLGSTILTGAEKRVQGENTNIQCTLLVFGGSDCSGSFYNDTVKCTVVIAGDK, from the exons ATGACGTCCCCCGCCAGTTTA CAGCTGGTCATCTTCGGGCTGGGAGAGTGGGCCTGCAAGGAGACCACCATCTCAGCCGAGGTTGTGGTCAGTGAAGATGTCCAGACCCAGAATATAGGAACTCTGTCCTCTCAAGTGAA GTGTCTGACCTGGGAAGGTGCCTGGAGCGATGACATTGTGACAGCAGCCGCAGaaagaggcaggagaggagTTTACATCAAGATTGTGCTGAAGGTCTGCGGAGAG CAGCCACAGGATAACACCAGTGTCCTCAGCAGCACGCCTGTGCTTGAGAGGAAACGTCTGTTTCCTGAACAGCACAATGTGACGGATCTCTCCAGCACATTATGCACGAGTGCTGAGAATGAGACG TGCATATCGTTACAGATAACCCCCAACTCTTCAAGCCTGGGTGACAGCGTTTGTTACGCTGAGATCCAAGTGAATAAAGTTGACACCAGCGACTCTCCCCACCCTGCAGCTTGGCCTACG GTTAAGACGCCCAGACGTACAGTCATTAGCGGGAGAGGCCGCCTGACGTGGAGCTCCGAGGATATGGACAGTCTCACAGAAGACGTAGACCAAGTTTCAGCCCCTAAGAAAAGGCGGCTGTCCAGGATGAGCAGCCAAGAGGAAATTAGTGTGCAGATTAAAAATGAGAACAGACAAG TTTCAGTGTGTCCGTCAAAGCGCTGGAGCCACACTATGTGTCTGAGCGACCCCAATACTGCCATTCTCATTGGAGGGGAAACTTCTGATCAAAACTACTGTGAGGATTCTCTGTGGAAGTTCGAGTTAG ACAGTGACTTCTGGTTCCCAATGAACTCTTCTGCCTCTGGACCTGGGCCACCGTGTTCCCGGGGACACACTGCGACCTATGACCCAGACTCTAAGGCAGTTTTTGTGTATGGTGGCCTGAGGGAGGGTCAGCGCTACAGCGAGCTGTACATCCTTAATACTCTGACCTGGAAGTGGAAGCTTGTCTCT GCAAAGGGGAATGTGCCGAATTTGGCATATCACTCTGCAACATTTTACAAGAAAGAGCTTTTTGTCTTTGGAGGAGTTCAGCCCAGTCATTCCTTGGGGGATAAATCCTGCAGTAATGCTCTGTACATCTTCAACCCAGAGTATGAGCTGTGGTACCAGCCCATTGTGGAAGGAGAGAGGCCTCTGCCCCGCTTTGG GCACTCAGCCACACTTCTGTCTCAGAGGTTGGTCATATTCGGTGGACGGAAGACTGCTGCCTACTTCAATGATCTCCATGTCTTAGATCTGG GTTTCATGGAGTACACAGCTGTGAAGTGTGCGAACATGCCACCACTGCCTCGGGG GTTTCATGCAGCACTCCCAGTTTTGGACAACCGGATTTTAATCAGTGGAGGTTGCAGTGCAATTGGAGCTCTGCAGGATGTACATGTCTTCAACACTG ATACCGGTGTGTGGAGTTCACTGCCATCTCCACTGCTTTGCTCCAAACCCCGTGCTGGGCACAGCGTGATAAATTTGGGCAGTACCATCCTAACGGGCGCTGAGAAACGAGTACAGGGTGAAAACACAAATATCCAGTGCACTTTGCTGGTGTTTGGTGGGTCAGACTGCTCCGGTTCCTTCTACAATGACACAGTCAAGTGCACTGTGGTGATTGCTGGTGACAAGTGA